One segment of Anastrepha obliqua isolate idAnaObli1 chromosome 3, idAnaObli1_1.0, whole genome shotgun sequence DNA contains the following:
- the LOC129240669 gene encoding juvenile hormone esterase, which yields MSIYRCIRSVAVLCALALLASATTVECEDNTTAEGLDRELSDMVLTTALGKIRGTLLPSQVGRNFYAFRGIPYAKPPVGALRFKPPEPVDQWFDIFDATFDGPRCPQPGLYRDDVSEDCLRVNIYTRDLPTEKEPNVKKPVIVFIHPGGFYALSGQSKNFAGPQYFMDRNILLVTFNYRLGSLGFLSTGTEDALGNMGLKDQVMLLRWVKLHISRFGGDPNSVTLLGYGAGAISITLHMVSPMSRNLFHRVIVMSGSVTGQWPLPMEQLDLATRQAALLHCTTENLADMMSCLNSKHYLEYANSLPHMFEFGRNNPLILWKPVIEPDYGQERFITEDPVWSYQNGNFMKVPILTGVTKDEFAGQAISILENPRLLQTFAHNFEQIAPICFLYNADSPRSQNISMELKNAYFGQESLEYAAALQPLVELFSDALTGFGVHRFVHLAARSTKVFYYRFSYQGQRSHIYYPSNKPFGVVHHDDLMYLFVEPSVSRMFTEDDEEFKIVDKLTRMFTAFAYKGDPNKQSDGKLRDIRWRAFSFKRQHYLDIGEDIVLREGLNLPRYEVWKRLFPLNWKRQSKHDLLDYV from the exons GGCCGTGCTTTGTGCGCTGGCCTTGCTGGCTAGCGCTACCACCGTCGAGTGTGAAGATAACACCACTGCAGAGGGATTGGACAGAGAACTGTCAGATATGGTACTGACTACGGCATTGGGAAAAATACGTGGCACATTGTTGCCCTCTCAAGTTGGGCGTAATTTTTATGCTTTTCGTGGCATACCATATGCCAAACCACCTGTGGGAGCGTTACGCTTTAAACCGCCTGAACCGGTAGATCAATGGTTTGACATTTTCGATGCCACCTTCGACGGGCCGCGTTGCCCCCAACCAGGTTTATACAGAGACGATGTTTCCGAGGATTGCTTACGAGTGAATATCTACACGCGTGATTTGCCCACCGAGAAGGAACCGAATGTGAAGAAACCGGTAATTGTATTCATACACCCAGGTGGATTTTACGCACTATCGGGACAAAGTAAAAATTTCGCCGGACCGCAGTATTTCATGGATCGGAATATTTTATTGGTAACATTTAATTATCGACTAGGATCGCTCGGCTTTCTAAGTACGGGCACTGAAGACGCGCTCGGCAATATGGGTTTGAAAGATCAGGTTATGCTTTTACGTTGGGTAAAACTTCATATATCACGTTTTGGTGGTGATCCGAACTCAGTGACTCTTCTGGGATATGGCGCCGGCGCTATAAGCATTACATTGCATATGGTTTCGCCAATGTCTAGAAATTTATTTCACAGGGTTATCGTTATGAGTGGATCGGTCACCGGGCAATGGCCTTTGCCAATGGAACAATTGGATTTAGCTACACGTCAAGCGGCTTTGCTGCACTGTACGACGGAGAACTTAGCGGATATGATGAGTTGCTTGAATTCg AAACATTACCTCGAATACGCCAACAGTTTACCACATATGTTCGAGTTTGGACGCAACAATCCGTTAATCTTGTGGAAACCAGTTATAGAACCAGATTATGGGCAGGAACGATTTATCACGGAGGATCCAGTGTGGTCTTATCAAAATGGAAACTTTATGAAAGTGCCGATTTTAACGGGCGTAACGAAGGATGAGTTTGCCGGACAAGCTATAT CGATTCTAGAAAACCCCCGTCTATTACAAACATTTGCGCACAACTTCGAGCAAATAGCACCAATTTGTTTCCTATACAATGCGGATAGTCCACGTTCACAAAATATTAGTATGGAATTAAAGAATGCATATTTTGGACAAGAATCCTTGGAATATGCTGCTGCATTGCAACCACTAGTAGAG CTTTTCTCTGATGCCTTAACTGGTTTTGGTGTGCATCGTTTCGTGCATTTGGCCGCGCGCTCTACGAAGGTGTTCTACTATCGTTTCAGCTATCAGGGACAACGCAGCCATATTTATTACCCCAGTAATAAGCCATTCG GTGTTGTGCATCATGATGATCTAATGTATTTGTTTGTGGAACCGTCAGTGAGTCGCATGTTTACGGAGGACGATGAGGAATTTAAAATTGTCGATAAATTAACTAGAATGTTCACAGCGTTTGCTTATAAAGG tgacccAAATAAACAGAGTGATGGCAAATTGCGCGATATACGTTGGCGTGCTTTCAGCTTCAAGCGTCAGCACTACTTGGACATTGGTGAGGACATAGTGCTCCGAGAAGGTCTTAACTTGCCACGTTACGAAGTTTGGAAGCGTTTGTTTCCGCTAAATTGGAAGCGTCAAAGCAAACACGACCTGTTGGATTATGTGTAG